In a genomic window of Myxococcales bacterium:
- a CDS encoding SDR family NAD(P)-dependent oxidoreductase, which yields MQLDGTVALVTGGASGLGAATVRRLAAGGAKVVIVDRDLAGGTALAEELGVDRARFAQADVTDAAQVEAAIAAAAHFGPLRIAVSCAGVGWAARTLDRTGKPHALDLFQTIVGINLIGTFNVLRLAAAAMSAHEPTATGERGVIVNTASVAAYDGQIGQIAYAASKAGVVGMTLPAARDLAPAGIRVCTIAPGLMDTPMLAALPAEKRAALAADVVFPKRLGAPAEYGELVAAIVGNGYLNGETIRLDGSLRMPPK from the coding sequence GTCACCGGTGGCGCCTCCGGCCTCGGCGCCGCCACCGTCCGCCGGCTCGCCGCCGGCGGCGCCAAGGTCGTCATCGTCGATCGCGATCTCGCGGGCGGCACCGCGCTGGCCGAGGAGCTCGGCGTCGACCGCGCCCGGTTCGCGCAGGCCGACGTCACCGACGCCGCCCAGGTCGAGGCCGCGATCGCCGCGGCCGCGCACTTCGGCCCGCTGCGGATCGCGGTGTCGTGCGCGGGGGTCGGCTGGGCCGCGCGCACGCTCGACCGGACCGGCAAGCCCCACGCGCTCGACCTGTTCCAGACCATCGTCGGCATCAACCTCATCGGCACGTTCAACGTGCTGCGCCTCGCCGCCGCCGCGATGAGCGCGCACGAGCCCACCGCCACCGGCGAGCGCGGGGTCATCGTCAACACCGCGTCGGTCGCCGCCTACGACGGCCAGATCGGCCAGATCGCCTACGCCGCGTCCAAGGCCGGCGTGGTCGGCATGACCCTGCCCGCCGCCCGGGACCTCGCGCCCGCCGGCATCCGCGTGTGCACGATCGCCCCGGGCCTGATGGACACGCCCATGCTCGCGGCCCTGCCCGCCGAGAAGCGCGCCGCGCTCGCCGCCGACGTGGTCTTCCCCAAGCGCCTCGGCGCGCCCGCCGAGTACGGCGAGCTGGTCGCCGCGATCGTCGGCAACGGCTACCTCAACGGCGAGACGATCCGCCTCGACGGCTCGCTGCGCATGCCGCCGAAGTAA